One segment of Desulfosudis oleivorans Hxd3 DNA contains the following:
- a CDS encoding enoyl-CoA hydratase-related protein, which produces MSYKTILLDINDSVATITLNRPEAMNAWNPAMSRDLGHALAALDKDDTVRAVVITGAGRAFCAGADLSGAAEAFDAENREDVRAALAFPAVMPYQIRKPVLAAINGHAIGVGITFSMTCDIRIVAEDAKIQFAFVRRGLTPELASHVIVPRIAGLSVAADLMLSGRIINGREMARLGLASEALPAADVLPATLERARDYKNAAPVSVAITKHLLWQGLTASIPEMDDSEFTLFQWVCCQPDAAEGVISFLEKRAPDWKMSASKDLPDLLGDPLP; this is translated from the coding sequence ATGTCTTACAAGACCATTCTGCTGGATATTAACGATAGTGTCGCCACCATCACCTTAAACCGTCCCGAGGCCATGAACGCATGGAACCCGGCCATGTCCCGGGACCTGGGCCATGCCCTGGCGGCCCTGGACAAGGACGATACCGTGCGGGCCGTGGTGATCACCGGCGCGGGACGGGCTTTCTGCGCCGGCGCCGACCTTTCCGGCGCGGCCGAGGCCTTTGACGCGGAAAACAGGGAAGACGTAAGGGCTGCCCTGGCCTTTCCCGCGGTCATGCCCTACCAGATTCGAAAACCGGTGCTGGCCGCCATCAATGGCCATGCCATCGGCGTGGGCATCACCTTTTCCATGACCTGTGACATTCGCATCGTGGCCGAGGATGCCAAGATCCAGTTTGCCTTTGTGCGGCGGGGCCTGACCCCGGAGCTGGCCTCCCACGTGATCGTGCCCCGCATCGCGGGCCTCTCCGTGGCCGCGGACCTGATGCTCTCCGGCCGCATAATCAACGGCAGGGAGATGGCCCGGCTGGGGCTGGCGTCAGAGGCCCTGCCGGCCGCGGACGTGCTGCCGGCCACCCTGGAGCGGGCCAGAGACTATAAAAACGCGGCCCCGGTGTCGGTGGCCATTACCAAGCACCTGCTGTGGCAGGGCCTCACCGCCTCCATTCCGGAAATGGATGACTCTGAATTTACCCTGTTCCAGTGGGTCTGCTGCCAGCCCGATGCCGCGGAAGGGGTGATCTCCTTTCTGGAAAAACGGGCGCCGGACTGGAAGATGTCGGCCAGTAAAGACCTGCCCGACCTGCTGGGCGATCCCCTGCCCTGA
- the hmcA gene encoding sulfate respiration complex hexadecaheme cytochrome HmcA, whose translation MKKVLLSIGIFITLVLAINITLHARDTLASAGGDSAQRPDLLMIDSMKVFGPIKRRPVPFAHDAHQKAVTQKGQDCSVCHEAKPESTNNELVYLFKRLENSDADTVRNIYHGQCIDCHEQTLARGDKSGPVSCNACHTKDPKYTPGQAPMGFDHSLHYRHAKARDNKCEQCHHEYNKETEKLVYVKGKEGSCRYCHGDVKVENRIPMQAAAHQACITCHQAEKTKKKNSGPIDCGGCHDPEQQALIAKVENIPRYERGQPDAALILPFSPDKPVDDKNLMQPVAFNHLAHESANDTCRVCHHAEMTACVTCHTMKGDPEKGDDVNLMLAMHKEDADQSCIGCHKTLAEETACIGCHAAMPRTAKKDEAECAACHTAPPDAGMDLAKMDAKARRAMAEAMLKARPDNIKKVATEDIPETVTIDTMATVPAMTDPDLALDQYKEAKLPHRKIYAALKKGVTDNNLAAFFHGNETTLCQGCHHNSPAGTKPPKCASCHSRPDRAASPLMPGLRGAYHQQCIGCHQVMNIEKVGCTDCHAKK comes from the coding sequence ATGAAAAAGGTGCTTTTATCGATCGGTATTTTCATCACCCTGGTGTTGGCCATCAACATCACACTCCATGCCCGGGACACGCTCGCCTCCGCCGGAGGCGATTCGGCACAACGGCCCGACCTGCTGATGATCGACAGCATGAAGGTGTTCGGCCCCATTAAAAGAAGACCGGTGCCCTTTGCCCACGACGCTCACCAGAAGGCCGTGACCCAGAAGGGCCAGGACTGTTCGGTCTGCCACGAGGCAAAACCCGAATCAACGAACAATGAACTGGTCTACCTGTTCAAGCGGCTGGAAAACAGCGATGCCGACACCGTGCGCAACATCTACCACGGCCAGTGCATCGACTGCCATGAGCAGACCCTGGCCAGAGGAGACAAGAGCGGCCCGGTTTCCTGCAACGCCTGCCACACGAAAGACCCGAAATACACCCCCGGCCAGGCCCCCATGGGGTTTGACCATTCGCTTCACTACCGGCATGCCAAGGCCCGGGACAACAAGTGCGAACAGTGCCACCACGAGTACAACAAGGAAACCGAGAAGCTCGTATACGTCAAGGGCAAAGAGGGGTCCTGCCGTTACTGTCACGGCGACGTGAAGGTGGAAAACCGCATTCCCATGCAGGCCGCGGCCCATCAGGCGTGTATCACCTGCCACCAGGCTGAAAAGACGAAAAAGAAGAACAGCGGCCCCATCGACTGTGGCGGGTGCCATGATCCCGAGCAGCAGGCCCTGATCGCCAAGGTGGAGAATATCCCCCGTTATGAACGGGGCCAGCCGGACGCGGCCCTGATCCTGCCCTTTTCGCCGGACAAGCCGGTTGACGACAAGAACCTCATGCAGCCGGTGGCCTTCAACCACCTGGCCCACGAGTCGGCCAACGACACCTGCCGGGTCTGCCACCACGCGGAGATGACCGCCTGTGTCACCTGCCACACGATGAAAGGCGACCCGGAAAAGGGCGATGATGTCAATCTCATGCTCGCCATGCACAAGGAAGACGCCGATCAGAGCTGTATCGGCTGCCACAAGACCCTGGCAGAAGAAACGGCCTGCATCGGCTGCCATGCCGCCATGCCCCGGACGGCCAAAAAAGATGAGGCCGAATGCGCCGCCTGCCACACCGCACCACCGGATGCCGGCATGGACCTGGCAAAGATGGATGCCAAGGCAAGACGCGCCATGGCCGAGGCCATGCTCAAGGCAAGGCCTGACAATATAAAGAAGGTGGCCACAGAAGACATTCCGGAAACCGTCACCATTGACACCATGGCCACGGTGCCGGCCATGACGGACCCGGACCTGGCACTCGACCAGTACAAAGAGGCCAAGCTGCCGCACCGCAAAATCTATGCGGCACTGAAAAAGGGCGTGACCGACAACAACCTGGCCGCATTTTTCCACGGCAACGAGACCACCCTGTGTCAGGGATGCCACCACAACAGCCCGGCCGGCACCAAACCGCCGAAATGCGCCAGCTGCCACAGCCGGCCGGATCGTGCCGCCAGCCCGCTGATGCCCGGCCTGAGGGGCGCCTATCACCAGCAGTGCATCGGGTGTCACCAGGTAATGAATATTGAAAAGGTCGGTTGCACCGACTGTCATGCAAAAAAGTAA
- the hmcB gene encoding sulfate respiration complex iron-sulfur protein HmcB, translated as MSVSRRKFLAWMGTAGVGLTGVGQAVAAGPKEFKGYANSVGVLFDATRCVGCRSCEAACNKVNQLPAPEKPFDDLSVLDEKRRTDAESFTVVNRYTPPGAARPVFRKIQCNHCLEPACASACFVKAFKKTPQGPVTYDASVCVGCRYCMIACPFEIPCYEYDKVLTPRVTKCTLCAPRLKQGLLPGCVSACPMEALTFGKREDLLKIAHERIRAYPGRYVDHVYGEREMGGTSWLHLSGVPFGQIGMREDLGTTPAPQLTKGALSVVPMVTGLWPVLLVGIYAITQRKNKIAREEQAEAVATAVAQTQAEAEAKLAKAREAAEKQKQTAIDQAVKKALEEAAAEEKSQDTEES; from the coding sequence ATGTCTGTGTCACGAAGAAAGTTTCTGGCCTGGATGGGAACCGCCGGCGTCGGCCTGACCGGCGTTGGGCAGGCGGTCGCCGCCGGTCCCAAGGAGTTCAAGGGATACGCGAATTCGGTGGGTGTTCTTTTTGACGCCACCCGGTGCGTGGGGTGCCGGTCCTGCGAAGCGGCCTGCAACAAGGTCAACCAGTTACCGGCCCCGGAAAAACCGTTTGACGACCTGTCCGTACTTGACGAAAAACGCCGCACCGATGCGGAATCGTTTACCGTGGTCAATCGTTACACCCCGCCGGGGGCCGCCAGGCCCGTGTTCCGAAAGATTCAGTGCAACCACTGCCTGGAACCGGCCTGCGCATCGGCCTGTTTTGTCAAGGCCTTCAAAAAGACTCCCCAGGGGCCGGTCACTTACGACGCTTCAGTCTGCGTGGGATGCCGCTATTGCATGATCGCCTGTCCCTTTGAAATCCCGTGTTACGAATATGATAAAGTCCTTACGCCCCGGGTCACCAAGTGTACCCTGTGCGCGCCCCGGCTCAAACAGGGGCTGCTGCCCGGCTGCGTGTCGGCCTGCCCCATGGAGGCCCTTACCTTCGGCAAGCGGGAAGACCTGTTGAAAATCGCCCACGAACGCATTCGCGCCTATCCCGGGCGATACGTAGACCATGTCTACGGCGAGCGTGAGATGGGCGGCACCAGCTGGCTCCACCTGTCCGGGGTTCCCTTTGGCCAGATCGGCATGCGCGAGGACCTGGGCACCACGCCGGCGCCCCAGCTCACCAAGGGCGCCCTGTCCGTGGTTCCCATGGTGACCGGTCTGTGGCCGGTACTGCTGGTGGGCATCTATGCCATCACCCAGCGCAAGAACAAGATCGCCCGGGAGGAACAGGCCGAGGCGGTGGCCACTGCCGTGGCCCAAACCCAGGCCGAGGCCGAGGCCAAGCTGGCCAAGGCCAGGGAAGCCGCTGAAAAACAGAAACAGACCGCCATTGACCAGGCCGTGAAAAAGGCCCTGGAAGAAGCGGCGGCAGAAGAAAAAAGTCAAGAT